A section of the Deltaproteobacteria bacterium genome encodes:
- a CDS encoding elongation factor Tu, producing the protein IAMEKEVRFAIREGGRTVGAGVVAEIIE; encoded by the coding sequence ATTGCGATGGAGAAGGAAGTCCGCTTCGCTATTCGTGAAGGTGGGCGCACGGTGGGCGCTGGCGTTGTTGCAGAGATCATCGAGTAG